In Rhododendron vialii isolate Sample 1 chromosome 9a, ASM3025357v1, the following are encoded in one genomic region:
- the LOC131299877 gene encoding uncharacterized protein LOC131299877 — protein sequence MSSSATKAIADAAARNRATALLVALILLITCVRESSSSTTDETAVRGDRFMERRCDEIYVVGEGETLHTISDKCGDPFIVEENPHIQDPDDVYPGLVIKISTPFLRPRKLL from the coding sequence atgagTTCCTCAGCCACAAAGGCCATAGCTGATGCAGCCGCAAGGAACCGCGCAACAGCACTACTAGTTGCTCTTATATTGCTAATAACTTGTGTTAGAGAGAGCAGTTCTTCAACAACCGACGAAACGGCGGTACGAGGGGACCGTTTCATGGAGCGGCGTTGTGATGAGATATACGTAGTCGGAGAAGGGGAGACTCTCCACACCATCAGCGACAAGTGCGGCGACCCGTTCATCGTCGAGGAGAACCCGCATATCCAAGACCCGGATGATGTTTACCCCGGACTCGTTATCAAGATCAGTACTCCTTTTCTAAGGCCCAGAAAGTTGCTTtga